The Girardinichthys multiradiatus isolate DD_20200921_A chromosome Y, DD_fGirMul_XY1, whole genome shotgun sequence genome has a window encoding:
- the LOC124864630 gene encoding proteasome assembly chaperone 3-like produces the protein MAEPIIKSRQAQKEVNGIFTEVVCTEFSNYIFVTLTQYGKIGTLILVTPDSRSNYISTPTFSTKVLLGKDEPLTHVCAKNLTTFISQEAGNRPVLLGLALKDSSIDTIKEIKDIIKSCKVW, from the exons ATGGCTGAGCCCATCATCAAATCGAGACAAGCACAAAAAGAAGTCAATGGAATTTTCACAGAAGTCGTCTGCACAGAGTTCAGTAATTACATATTTGTGACCCTCACCCAGTATGGCAAAATTGGGACATTGATTTTGGTCACACCTGACTCCCGATCTAATTATATCAGCACCCCCACATTCTCCACCAAAGTGCTGCTGGGCAAAGATGAG cccTTGACTCATGTTTGTGCCAAAAACCTGACCACGTTCATATCTCAAGAAGCCGGAAACAGGCCCGTCTTACTCGGATTGGCCCTAAAGGATTCCTCCATAGACACaataaaagaaatcaaagaCATCATCAAAAGTTGTAAAGTGTGGTAA